One genomic region from Nilaparvata lugens isolate BPH chromosome 3, ASM1435652v1, whole genome shotgun sequence encodes:
- the LOC111050617 gene encoding methionine--tRNA ligase, mitochondrial isoform X2 encodes MHNTIKTFAINTFKTRFKFEASIFSCFRRHGSYYITTPIFYVNSAPHLGHLYTALIADASHRFQQLLGQNDTFFATGTDEHGSKIQQAAVNANMSLPDFCKRISDEYKLMFTHFDVKYSDFVRTSEDRHVLAVQHFWKELKCRGHIYKGSYAGWYCVADEAFLTESQLKVQKLSDGREINVSSESGRIVEWTEEDNYKFKLAHFKDDLLHWLKNEKTVQPLKFHKMLVRWIEEGAMDADLSISRPAKRVHWGVPVPDDADQTVYVWLDALVNYLTVVGYPGQVSKWPPVHVVGKDILKFHAIYWPCFLLASGLEPPRSVQVHSHWIIDGEKMSKSLGNVVDPMQAADKFTSSGLRYFLLREGTPHSDANFNEEKAINLMNAELADTLGNLLNRCTGKTVNALQIFPKFSAENYTRYCSSSAAILQERLTVLPDEVADHYKHFNFYRGIEEIILTLHEANRFFESNKPWELRKSKDSRDHLDIVLHIVMETLRISAIGLQPIIPELSSIILNKLGIPSNHRLWGHMKCSFAKDSTSETCEQRIIPKENVLVYKKIALKK; translated from the exons ATGCATAACACAATTAAAACATTTGCAATTAACACATTTAAAACTAGATTTAAGTTTGAAGCGAGCATATTTAGTTGCTTTCGTCGGCATGGATCGTATTACATTACCACTCCAATTTTTTATGTGAACTCTG CTCCTCATCTAGGACACCTCTATACAGCATTGATTGCTGATGCATCGCACAGATTCCAACAACTTCTTGGCcaaaatgatacattttttgCCACTGGAACTGACGAACATGGCTCAAAAATTCAGCAGGCTGCAGTCAATGCAAACATGTCTCTCCCAGACTTTTGCAAAAGAATTAGTGATGAATACAAATTGATGTTCACGCACTTTGATGTAAAATATTCTGATTTTGTAAGGACATCGGAGGATCGTCATGTCTTAGCCGTTCAACACTTTTGG aAAGAGTTGAAATGCCGTGGTCACATATACAAGGGAAGCTACGCTGGTTGGTATTGTGTGGCGGATGAAGCCTTTCTGACAGAGTCTCAGTTGAAAGTGCAAAAATTGTCTGATGGCAGAGAAATAAATGTCAGCTCTGAATCAGGCAGAATCGTTGAGTGGACCGAGGAGGAtaactataaattcaaattggcTCATTTCAAAGACGACCTTCTTCATTGGCTGAAAAATG AAAAAACGGTCCAGCCTTTGAAATTTCACAAGATGCTTGTCCGATGGATAGAAGAGGGAGCCATGGATGCAGACCTGTCGATATCCCGTCCGGCGAAAAGAGTGCATTGGGGCGTCCCGGTGCCTGACGACGCTGACCAGACCGTCTATGTGTGGCTGGATGCGCTCGTCAATTACTTGACCGTAGTTGGCTATCCGGGCCAAGTGTCAAAATGGCCTCCTGTACATGTGGTCGGCAAGGATATTCTCAA GTTTCATGCGATATATTGGCCGTGTTTTCTGCTTGCAAGTGGCTTAGAGCCTCCGAGATCGGTTCAAGTTCATTCGCATTGGATTATTGATGGAGAGAAAATGTCGAAATCACTAGGCAATGTTGTTGATCCAATGCAGGCGGCTGACAAATTCACATCTTCTGGACTCAGATATTTTCTTCTACGCGAAGGAACTCCTCATAGTGATGCGA ACTTCAATGAGGAGAAAGCAATAAATCTAATGAATGCTGAACTAGCCGATACACTGGGCAATCTTCTCAATAGATGTACAGGGAAAACTGTCAATGCGCTTCAGATATTTCCCAAATTTTCTGCCGAAAATTACACTAGATACTGTTCTTCGAGTGCAGCGATACTTCAAGAACGTCTCACAGTCCTACCTG ATGAGGTAGCTGACCATTACAAACACTTCAATTTCTACAGAGGAATAGAAGAAATTATTCTGACTTTGCATGAAGCAAACAGATTCTTTGAAAGCAACAAACCATGGGAACTACGAAAATCAAAAGACAGTCGAGACCATCTTGACATTGTGTTACATATTGTGATGGAAACTTTAAGGATATCGGCAATTGGATTGCAACCCATAATACCTGAACTTTCAtcaattattctcaataaattggGCATTCCCTCGAACCATAGATTATGGGGACATATGAAATGTAGCTTTGCAAAGGATAGTACTTCTGAGACTTGTGAACAAAGGATAATaccaaaagaaaatgttttagtttATAAGAAGATAGCGTTGAAAAAGTAG
- the LOC111050617 gene encoding methionine--tRNA ligase, mitochondrial isoform X1 — MHNTIKTFAINTFKTRFKFEASIFSCFRRHGSYYITTPIFYVNSAPHLGHLYTALIADASHRFQQLLGQNDTFFATGTDEHGSKIQQAAVNANMSLPDFCKRISDEYKLMFTHFDVKYSDFVRTSEDRHVLAVQHFWKELKCRGHIYKGSYAGWYCVADEAFLTESQLKVQKLSDGREINVSSESGRIVEWTEEDNYKFKLAHFKDDLLHWLKNEKTVQPLKFHKMLVRWIEEGAMDADLSISRPAKRVHWGVPVPDDADQTVYVWLDALVNYLTVVGYPGQMSKWPPSVHVVGKDILKFHAIYWPCFLLASGLEPPRSVQVHSHWIIDGEKMSKSLGNVVDPMQAADKFTSSGLRYFLLREGTPHSDANFNEEKAINLMNAELADTLGNLLNRCTGKTVNALQIFPKFSAENYTRYCSSSAAILQERLTVLPDEVADHYKHFNFYRGIEEIILTLHEANRFFESNKPWELRKSKDSRDHLDIVLHIVMETLRISAIGLQPIIPELSSIILNKLGIPSNHRLWGHMKCSFAKDSTSETCEQRIIPKENVLVYKKIALKK; from the exons ATGCATAACACAATTAAAACATTTGCAATTAACACATTTAAAACTAGATTTAAGTTTGAAGCGAGCATATTTAGTTGCTTTCGTCGGCATGGATCGTATTACATTACCACTCCAATTTTTTATGTGAACTCTG CTCCTCATCTAGGACACCTCTATACAGCATTGATTGCTGATGCATCGCACAGATTCCAACAACTTCTTGGCcaaaatgatacattttttgCCACTGGAACTGACGAACATGGCTCAAAAATTCAGCAGGCTGCAGTCAATGCAAACATGTCTCTCCCAGACTTTTGCAAAAGAATTAGTGATGAATACAAATTGATGTTCACGCACTTTGATGTAAAATATTCTGATTTTGTAAGGACATCGGAGGATCGTCATGTCTTAGCCGTTCAACACTTTTGG aAAGAGTTGAAATGCCGTGGTCACATATACAAGGGAAGCTACGCTGGTTGGTATTGTGTGGCGGATGAAGCCTTTCTGACAGAGTCTCAGTTGAAAGTGCAAAAATTGTCTGATGGCAGAGAAATAAATGTCAGCTCTGAATCAGGCAGAATCGTTGAGTGGACCGAGGAGGAtaactataaattcaaattggcTCATTTCAAAGACGACCTTCTTCATTGGCTGAAAAATG AAAAAACGGTCCAGCCTTTGAAATTTCACAAGATGCTTGTCCGATGGATAGAAGAGGGAGCCATGGATGCAGACCTATCGATATCCCGTCCGGCGAAAAGAGTGCATTGGGGCGTCCCGGTGCCTGACGACGCTGACCAGACTGTCTATGTGTGGCTGGATGCGCTCGTCAATTACTTGACCGTAGTTGGCTATCCGGGCCAAATGTCAAAATGGCCTCCTTCTGTACATGTGGTCGGCAAGGATATTCTCAA GTTTCATGCGATATATTGGCCGTGTTTTCTGCTTGCAAGTGGCTTAGAGCCTCCGAGATCGGTTCAAGTTCATTCGCATTGGATTATTGATGGAGAGAAAATGTCGAAATCACTAGGCAATGTTGTTGATCCAATGCAGGCGGCTGACAAATTCACATCTTCTGGACTCAGATATTTTCTTCTACGCGAAGGAACTCCTCATAGTGATGCGA ACTTCAATGAGGAGAAAGCAATAAATCTAATGAATGCTGAACTAGCCGATACACTGGGCAATCTTCTCAATAGATGTACAGGGAAAACTGTCAATGCGCTTCAGATATTTCCCAAATTTTCTGCCGAAAATTACACTAGATACTGTTCTTCGAGTGCAGCGATACTTCAAGAACGTCTCACAGTCCTACCTG ATGAGGTAGCTGACCATTACAAACACTTCAATTTCTACAGAGGAATAGAAGAAATTATTCTGACTTTGCATGAAGCAAACAGATTCTTTGAAAGCAACAAACCATGGGAACTACGAAAATCAAAAGACAGTCGAGACCATCTTGACATTGTGTTACATATTGTGATGGAAACTTTAAGGATATCGGCAATTGGATTGCAACCCATAATACCTGAACTTTCAtcaattattctcaataaattggGCATTCCCTCGAACCATAGATTATGGGGACATATGAAATGTAGCTTTGCAAAGGATAGTACTTCTGAGACTTGTGAACAAAGGATAATaccaaaagaaaatgttttagtttATAAGAAGATAGCGTTGAAAAAGTAG